In Oreochromis niloticus isolate F11D_XX linkage group LG18, O_niloticus_UMD_NMBU, whole genome shotgun sequence, one genomic interval encodes:
- the kcnmb3 gene encoding calcium-activated potassium channel subunit beta-3 isoform X1, which translates to MWLNTDSPRRSSSIPININLHGARRRQTRHGEFFHTMVAQDRDRSRGADGHGGQGVRTQVPGASVGEDRAILLGCTMMAFSVLMFFVVGITVIKPFVNSGWDDGNASCVLQKSEILEEWVDCRGVSTVPCLKATVTVYFNGSTEEAVLHLNEDSVLLVTECFYMPKCQMDRKALQDQVQKVNSSLDSLLGNNTACLTDQTRYPNHAILHRKYTLQMVLFALLWPCILLGGGALLVGLVKLTQCLAHLSTEVISEAAGGRLTSRYTQGKLYRLLRRSSAQSPS; encoded by the exons ATGTGGTTGAACACAGATTCTCCCCGGAGGTCATCCAGCATCCCCATTAACATTAACCTGCACGGTGCTCGCAGGCGGCAGACACG acacGGGGAATTCTTCCACACTATGGTGGCTCAGGACCGCGATCGGAGCCGAGGAGCTGACGGGCACGGAGGGCAGGGGGTTCGGACCCAGGTGCCAGGTGCAAGCGTCGGGGAGGACCGCGCCATCCTGCTGGGCTGCACCATGATGGCCTTCTCTGTGCTCATGTTCTTTGTAGTCGGCATCACAGTGATCAAACCCTTTGTTAACAG TGGCTGGGATGATGGTAATGCCAGCTGCGTGCTGCAGAAGAGTGAGATACTGGAGGAGTGGGTGGACTGCAGAGGTGTGAGCACAGTGCCGTGCCTCAAGGCGACGGTGACGGTTTACTTCAATGGCTCCACCGAGGAGGCCGTGCTCCACTTAAACGAGGATTCTGTTCTCCTCGTGACCGAG tgTTTCTACATGCCCAAATGCCAAATGGACAGAAAAGCACTTCAGGATCAAGTCCAGAAAGTGAACAGCAGCCTGGACAGTCTGCTCGGGAACAACACCGCATGTTTAACTGATCAGACGAGGTACCCCAACCACGCCATCTTACACAGGAAGTACACTTTGCAGATGGTCCTATTTGCACTGCTGTGGCCCTGTATACTGCTGGGCGGTGGAGCTCTGCTGGTGGGCCTTGTGAAACTGACTCAGTGTCTAGCCCATCTGTCCACAGAGGTGATCAGTGAAGCTGCAGGGGGCCGGCTGACTTCAAGATACACTCAGGGCAAACTGTACAGGCTGCTCCGTAGGTCCAGCGCACAGTCTCCCTCATGA
- the kcnmb3 gene encoding calcium-activated potassium channel subunit beta-3 isoform X2 translates to MVAQDRDRSRGADGHGGQGVRTQVPGASVGEDRAILLGCTMMAFSVLMFFVVGITVIKPFVNSGWDDGNASCVLQKSEILEEWVDCRGVSTVPCLKATVTVYFNGSTEEAVLHLNEDSVLLVTECFYMPKCQMDRKALQDQVQKVNSSLDSLLGNNTACLTDQTRYPNHAILHRKYTLQMVLFALLWPCILLGGGALLVGLVKLTQCLAHLSTEVISEAAGGRLTSRYTQGKLYRLLRRSSAQSPS, encoded by the exons ATGGTGGCTCAGGACCGCGATCGGAGCCGAGGAGCTGACGGGCACGGAGGGCAGGGGGTTCGGACCCAGGTGCCAGGTGCAAGCGTCGGGGAGGACCGCGCCATCCTGCTGGGCTGCACCATGATGGCCTTCTCTGTGCTCATGTTCTTTGTAGTCGGCATCACAGTGATCAAACCCTTTGTTAACAG TGGCTGGGATGATGGTAATGCCAGCTGCGTGCTGCAGAAGAGTGAGATACTGGAGGAGTGGGTGGACTGCAGAGGTGTGAGCACAGTGCCGTGCCTCAAGGCGACGGTGACGGTTTACTTCAATGGCTCCACCGAGGAGGCCGTGCTCCACTTAAACGAGGATTCTGTTCTCCTCGTGACCGAG tgTTTCTACATGCCCAAATGCCAAATGGACAGAAAAGCACTTCAGGATCAAGTCCAGAAAGTGAACAGCAGCCTGGACAGTCTGCTCGGGAACAACACCGCATGTTTAACTGATCAGACGAGGTACCCCAACCACGCCATCTTACACAGGAAGTACACTTTGCAGATGGTCCTATTTGCACTGCTGTGGCCCTGTATACTGCTGGGCGGTGGAGCTCTGCTGGTGGGCCTTGTGAAACTGACTCAGTGTCTAGCCCATCTGTCCACAGAGGTGATCAGTGAAGCTGCAGGGGGCCGGCTGACTTCAAGATACACTCAGGGCAAACTGTACAGGCTGCTCCGTAGGTCCAGCGCACAGTCTCCCTCATGA